The Papio anubis isolate 15944 chromosome 5, Panubis1.0, whole genome shotgun sequence genome has a segment encoding these proteins:
- the SAP30L gene encoding histone deacetylase complex subunit SAP30L: protein MNGFSTEEDSREGPPAAPAAAAAPGYGQSCCLIEDGERCVRPAGNASFSKRVQKSISQKKLKLDIDKSVRHLYICDFHKNFIQSVRNKRKRKTSDDGGDSPEHDTDIPEVDLFQLQVNTLRRYKRHYKLQTRPGFNKAQLAETVSRHFRNIPVNEKETLAYFIYMVKSNKSRLDQKSEGGKQLE from the exons ATGAACGGCTTCAGCACGGAGGAGGACAGCCGCGAAGGGCCCCCCGCCGCccccgctgccgccgccgccccgGGCTACGGCCAGAGCTGCTGCCTCATCGAGGACGGCGAGCGCTGCGTCCGGCCCGCGGGCAACGCCTCCTTCAGCAAGAGGGTCCAGAAGAGCATCTCGCAGAAGAAACTCAAGCTGGACATCGACAAGAGC GTAAGGCACCTGTATATCTGTGATTTTCACAAAAATTTCATCCAGAGTGTCCgaaataaaaggaagaggaagacaagTGACGATGGTGGAGATTCTCCCGAGCACGACACTGACATTCCTGAG GTTGATCTGTTCCAGCTGCAAGTGAACACCCTACGACGTTATAAACGACACTACAAGTTGCAGACCAGACCAGGCTTCAATAAGGCCCAGTTAGCAGAA ACTGTGAGTCGACACTTCAGGAACATACCTGTGAATGAAAAAGAGACCCTTGCCTACTTCATCTACATGGTGAAGAGTAACAAGAGTAGACTGGACCAGAAATCGGAGGGTGGCAAGCAGCTTGAGTGA
- the HAND1 gene encoding heart- and neural crest derivatives-expressed protein 1 isoform X1, with translation MNLVGSYAHHHHHHHPHPAHPMLHEPFLFGPASRCHQERPYFQSWLLSPADAAPDFPTGGPPPAAAAAAAAYGPDARPGQSPGRLEALGGRLGRRKGSGPKKERRRTESINSAFAELRECIPNVPADTKLSKIKTLRLATSYIAYLMDVLAKDAQSGDPEAFKAELKKADGGRESKRKRDLQQHEGFPPALGPGEKRIKGRTGWPQQVWALELNQ, from the exons ATGAACCTCGTGGGCAGCTACgcacaccatcaccaccatcaccacccgcACCCTGCGCACCCTATGCTCCACGAGCCCTTCCTCTTCGGTCCGGCCTCGCGCTGTCATCAGGAACGGCCCTACTTCCAGAGCTGGCTGCTGAGCCCGGCTGACGCTGCCCCGGACTTCCCTACGGGCGGGCCACCGCCCGCGGCCGCTGCAGCCGCCGCCGCCTACGGTCCTGACGCCAGGCCTGGGCAGAGCCCCGGGCGGCTGGAGGCGCTTGGCGGCCGCCTGGGCCGGCGGAAAGGCTCAGGACCCAAGAAGGAGCGGAGACGCACGGAGAGCATTAACAGCGCATTCGCGGAGCTGCGCGAGTGCATCCCCAACGTGCCGGCCGACACCAAACTCTCCAAGATCAAGACTCTGCGCCTGGCCACCAGCTACATCGCCTACCTGATGGACGTGCTGGCCAAGGATGCGCAGTCTGGCGATCCCGAGGCCTTCAAGGCTGAACTCAAGAAGGCGGATGGCGGCCGTGAGAGCAAGCGGAAAAGGGATCTG CAGCAGCACGAAGGTTTTCCTCCTGCCCTGGGCCCAGGCGAGAAGAGGATTAAAGGACGCACCGGCTGGCCGCAGCAAGTCTGGGCGCTGGAGTTAAACCAGTGA
- the HAND1 gene encoding heart- and neural crest derivatives-expressed protein 1 isoform X2: MNLVGSYAHHHHHHHPHPAHPMLHEPFLFGPASRCHQERPYFQSWLLSPADAAPDFPTGGPPPAAAAAAAAYGPDARPGQSPGRLEALGGRLGRRKGSGPKKERRRTESINSAFAELRECIPNVPADTKLSKIKTLRLATSYIAYLMDVLAKDAQSGDPEAFKAELKKADGGRESKRKRDLQHEGFPPALGPGEKRIKGRTGWPQQVWALELNQ; this comes from the exons ATGAACCTCGTGGGCAGCTACgcacaccatcaccaccatcaccacccgcACCCTGCGCACCCTATGCTCCACGAGCCCTTCCTCTTCGGTCCGGCCTCGCGCTGTCATCAGGAACGGCCCTACTTCCAGAGCTGGCTGCTGAGCCCGGCTGACGCTGCCCCGGACTTCCCTACGGGCGGGCCACCGCCCGCGGCCGCTGCAGCCGCCGCCGCCTACGGTCCTGACGCCAGGCCTGGGCAGAGCCCCGGGCGGCTGGAGGCGCTTGGCGGCCGCCTGGGCCGGCGGAAAGGCTCAGGACCCAAGAAGGAGCGGAGACGCACGGAGAGCATTAACAGCGCATTCGCGGAGCTGCGCGAGTGCATCCCCAACGTGCCGGCCGACACCAAACTCTCCAAGATCAAGACTCTGCGCCTGGCCACCAGCTACATCGCCTACCTGATGGACGTGCTGGCCAAGGATGCGCAGTCTGGCGATCCCGAGGCCTTCAAGGCTGAACTCAAGAAGGCGGATGGCGGCCGTGAGAGCAAGCGGAAAAGGGATCTG CAGCACGAAGGTTTTCCTCCTGCCCTGGGCCCAGGCGAGAAGAGGATTAAAGGACGCACCGGCTGGCCGCAGCAAGTCTGGGCGCTGGAGTTAAACCAGTGA